From a single Leptospira levettii genomic region:
- a CDS encoding DsbA family oxidoreductase, with the protein MSTNSELFPIDIVSDVACPWCYVGKKKLEKALQIVGNTITPEIRWRPFQLSPEIPEEGIDYKLHLTQKFGSLDRLDGAWKRLTDIGKDVGIQFQFQNIPKATNTLVLHALVSALPTLEAQQNLVERFFAANFAEALDLSDKETVWKVAEPVYQDRNLFETIYSDSKLKNEIQQEIQYYHQNGISGVPYFIIGGKYAVSGAQDTSVFVEVIETVIKERESENKDQ; encoded by the coding sequence ATGTCAACCAACTCTGAATTATTTCCAATCGATATTGTTTCCGATGTAGCCTGTCCTTGGTGTTATGTAGGTAAAAAGAAATTAGAAAAAGCGCTACAAATTGTAGGGAATACCATCACTCCTGAAATTCGATGGAGACCATTTCAGTTATCACCAGAAATTCCAGAAGAGGGGATTGACTATAAATTACACCTAACACAAAAATTTGGAAGTTTAGATCGATTGGATGGAGCTTGGAAACGACTTACTGACATTGGAAAAGATGTAGGTATTCAGTTTCAATTCCAAAATATTCCTAAGGCAACAAACACTTTGGTTTTACATGCGCTTGTTTCTGCCCTTCCCACTCTGGAAGCACAACAAAATCTTGTGGAAAGGTTTTTTGCTGCAAATTTCGCGGAAGCATTGGACTTAAGTGACAAAGAAACAGTTTGGAAGGTTGCCGAACCCGTTTACCAAGATCGAAATTTATTCGAAACCATTTATTCAGATTCCAAATTGAAAAACGAAATCCAACAAGAAATCCAATATTACCACCAAAATGGAATTAGTGGGGTACCGTATTTTATCATTGGTGGAAAATACGCAGTGAGTGGTGCTCAGGACACTTCCGTATTTGTTGAAGTGATCGAAACCGTCATAAAAGAACGCGAATCTGAAAATAAAGATCAATAA
- a CDS encoding Acg family FMN-binding oxidoreductase produces MKHSRESFLKKSLAIGSIISFPSLQKSLYAFGSEENQKHRENPIAYAESLGYTNPIDQILLTAILAPNSHNSQPWKFKKTSDSEFYLFGDGDKQLPEIDPINRQFYHTQGCFLELCHLTADSLMFDTTIKLFPNGKPKSNSFSKTPIAKVSIQPKTKCVHDFLFSGINKRRMNRSVYSGELLRNEELEEIQSLARPFVQNIRWTNDPSLMNSVLPVLDEAFAMETNRYESNELNRKWFRLTEESMLTNRDGLTLEGNGLSGLKLWFAKKFFVDLSKESWHSEDSKKAGIQMFRSQVYSSKALVFFLSEGKDDETTWIQTGRDFMRYTLSCAVKNIAFHTMNQAVEDYPESRVFTKKLKQILKLKPNEEIQLIARLGKSSYQFDSLRRDLKSFLV; encoded by the coding sequence ATGAAACATAGTAGAGAAAGTTTTTTAAAAAAAAGTTTAGCAATTGGCAGCATCATTTCGTTTCCGTCGTTACAAAAAAGCCTCTATGCCTTTGGGAGTGAAGAGAATCAAAAACACAGGGAAAACCCAATCGCATATGCAGAATCCCTAGGTTACACAAACCCTATCGATCAAATTTTACTGACGGCGATTCTTGCACCAAACTCTCATAATTCTCAACCCTGGAAATTCAAAAAAACATCTGATTCTGAGTTTTATCTATTTGGAGATGGAGACAAACAATTACCAGAGATTGATCCTATCAATCGTCAATTTTACCATACACAGGGTTGTTTTCTAGAACTTTGCCACCTAACTGCTGATTCATTAATGTTCGATACCACTATCAAACTTTTTCCCAATGGAAAACCAAAATCAAATTCGTTTTCCAAAACTCCAATTGCAAAGGTCTCTATCCAACCCAAAACAAAATGTGTGCACGACTTTCTGTTTTCTGGAATTAACAAAAGAAGGATGAATCGTTCCGTTTACTCTGGTGAACTTCTCAGAAATGAGGAACTTGAAGAAATCCAATCCCTGGCTCGACCCTTTGTTCAAAACATACGTTGGACAAATGATCCTTCCTTAATGAATTCCGTATTACCAGTACTAGACGAAGCATTTGCAATGGAAACAAATCGTTATGAATCTAATGAACTCAATCGTAAATGGTTTCGTTTAACGGAAGAATCTATGTTAACAAACCGAGATGGATTAACGTTGGAAGGAAACGGATTATCTGGTCTCAAACTTTGGTTTGCTAAAAAATTCTTTGTGGATTTATCCAAGGAATCATGGCATTCCGAAGATTCTAAAAAAGCTGGAATTCAAATGTTTCGTTCACAAGTGTATTCTTCAAAAGCGTTAGTATTTTTTTTGTCGGAAGGAAAAGACGATGAAACAACTTGGATCCAGACTGGAAGAGATTTTATGCGTTATACACTGTCATGCGCAGTCAAAAACATTGCCTTCCATACCATGAACCAAGCTGTGGAAGATTATCCTGAGAGCCGAGTATTTACAAAAAAATTAAAACAAATTTTAAAACTGAAACCAAACGAGGAAATCCAATTGATTGCAAGGTTAGGCAAGAGTTCTTATCAGTTTGATTCACTCAGGAGAGATTTAAAAAGTTTTCTTGTGTAA
- a CDS encoding EAL domain-containing protein gives MRPSFPEDQLIDTPNGKVPKLYSCAECRSGAGLDFAFSMAFQPIIDWNQKKIYSHEALVRGTQGESAYSILSKVNQTNRYQFDQSCRIKAIQLASQIQIPAFLNINFLPNAVYQPETCIRTTLEASREYNFPLNRLVFELTEGEEVQDHNHIINIFKAYQKYGFLTAIDDFGSGYSGLNLLAKFQPDLIKLDMELIRNIHTNSVARKLTKAIADVCHEIGILVIAEGVETLEELKVLVDMGINLYQGYLFSKPAFESAGEIQFPSL, from the coding sequence ATGAGACCAAGTTTTCCAGAAGATCAGTTAATTGACACTCCTAATGGAAAAGTGCCTAAGTTATACAGTTGTGCCGAATGCCGGAGTGGTGCTGGATTGGACTTTGCCTTCTCCATGGCATTCCAACCTATCATTGATTGGAACCAAAAGAAAATTTATTCACATGAAGCATTGGTTCGCGGAACACAAGGAGAATCAGCGTATTCGATTCTCTCAAAAGTAAACCAAACCAATCGATATCAATTTGACCAGTCTTGTCGGATCAAAGCCATCCAACTCGCAAGCCAAATCCAAATTCCTGCTTTTCTCAATATCAATTTCCTACCCAATGCTGTGTACCAACCGGAGACCTGTATCCGCACCACTTTAGAAGCAAGTCGGGAATACAATTTTCCATTGAATCGGTTGGTCTTTGAACTGACAGAGGGAGAGGAAGTCCAAGACCACAATCATATCATCAATATCTTTAAAGCCTACCAAAAGTATGGGTTTTTGACTGCGATCGATGATTTTGGATCAGGGTATTCGGGTCTGAACCTCCTTGCCAAATTCCAACCTGATCTGATCAAATTGGATATGGAACTCATTCGAAATATCCATACCAATTCCGTTGCTAGAAAACTCACAAAAGCCATCGCAGATGTTTGTCATGAGATTGGGATTCTCGTCATTGCGGAAGGTGTGGAAACTTTGGAAGAATTGAAAGTGTTAGTTGATATGGGAATTAATTTATACCAAGGGTATCTGTTTTCAAAACCAGCGTTTGAATCCGCTGGCGAAATTCAATTCCCTTCTCTTTAG
- a CDS encoding sulfite exporter TauE/SafE family protein: MEETFQIFNHFVWGFWPGIFVVFGVGFFVGLLASFLGLGGGFIYTPFFHSFFHLTAVQAVAVSLAQMPVSALSGLYVYFKNDKIRWKQGFLLLITSIPTAQYAALAFGRFEDTTLGKQLYYGIPLSEFVYLILFTIFLGILAVYNLFSAFKKRKLYFQNLSLENQNHVVTQEDTQSRADSKTNQTSVSHSIPEFHFTNRSVLIVLFVGIFFGLFSSLFGIGGGFLAVPLFIYYFRMSPVEAVATSFLGIFLTSFGTTVQFLILGKLHWELALIGSFGGIFGARIGSLKAVKAKPYTILFVTSFFQFLVVTWYLMMKLPKF, encoded by the coding sequence TTGGAAGAAACCTTTCAAATTTTTAACCATTTTGTCTGGGGGTTTTGGCCCGGAATTTTTGTTGTTTTTGGTGTTGGATTTTTTGTTGGATTATTGGCCTCCTTCCTTGGTTTGGGAGGAGGTTTTATCTACACTCCCTTCTTTCACAGTTTTTTTCATTTAACCGCTGTTCAAGCTGTTGCTGTATCACTGGCACAAATGCCAGTTTCTGCTTTGTCAGGTTTATATGTTTATTTTAAAAATGACAAAATTCGTTGGAAACAAGGGTTTTTATTGCTCATAACATCCATTCCTACTGCTCAATATGCAGCTTTAGCATTTGGAAGGTTTGAAGATACAACTCTCGGTAAACAACTGTATTACGGAATTCCGTTGTCTGAATTTGTTTATCTTATTCTTTTTACGATTTTTTTAGGAATCCTTGCTGTTTATAATCTATTTTCCGCTTTCAAAAAAAGGAAACTATACTTTCAGAATTTATCCTTAGAAAATCAAAATCATGTAGTAACTCAAGAGGATACACAGTCAAGAGCAGATTCTAAAACGAACCAAACTTCTGTTTCCCATTCGATACCGGAATTTCATTTTACGAATCGATCAGTTTTGATTGTTTTATTTGTAGGAATCTTTTTTGGACTCTTCTCATCCTTATTTGGAATTGGTGGAGGATTTTTGGCGGTTCCATTATTTATTTATTATTTTCGAATGAGCCCTGTAGAAGCCGTTGCTACATCCTTTCTTGGAATTTTTCTGACTTCGTTTGGAACTACAGTACAATTCCTAATTTTAGGAAAATTGCATTGGGAACTGGCACTCATTGGCAGTTTTGGAGGTATCTTTGGCGCAAGGATTGGTTCTTTAAAAGCGGTGAAGGCAAAACCATATACCATTTTATTCGTTACATCTTTCTTTCAATTTTTAGTAGTCACTTGGTATCTTATGATGAAACTTCCAAAATTTTAA
- a CDS encoding LIC12231 family lipoprotein: protein MTIAKTKSNIVFITGVVLSILLVSNCIISYKDYPKILPLPSEEKTLDTNFVYVLPTFPQLNLGGREALKNYFENKTRFKKTQEGIDVPKVGYLVNVKVNYRSPTPVATAFLGVSTLTATLLPAWSTQDGYDVQYILYKDGKKVGTYDYHIFRNYAQWLLFVPISWYNFETATEKEVFERMTFKFFEDAKEHF, encoded by the coding sequence ATGACCATAGCCAAAACTAAATCAAATATTGTATTCATCACAGGAGTTGTATTGTCTATCCTGTTGGTGTCAAATTGTATCATCAGCTACAAAGATTATCCTAAAATTTTGCCCCTTCCTTCGGAAGAAAAAACATTAGACACAAATTTTGTGTATGTCCTACCAACATTTCCCCAACTCAATTTAGGGGGAAGAGAAGCTTTAAAAAATTACTTCGAAAACAAAACCAGGTTTAAAAAAACACAAGAAGGAATTGATGTACCTAAGGTTGGATATTTGGTAAATGTAAAAGTCAATTACCGATCTCCAACACCAGTTGCGACTGCTTTTTTAGGAGTGTCAACTCTCACTGCAACATTACTCCCTGCTTGGTCTACACAAGATGGTTATGACGTTCAGTACATTCTGTACAAAGATGGGAAAAAAGTTGGTACTTATGATTACCACATCTTTCGTAATTATGCACAATGGCTTCTATTTGTTCCAATCTCATGGTACAACTTTGAGACAGCGACTGAGAAAGAAGTATTTGAACGTATGACATTTAAGTTCTTTGAAGATGCAAAAGAACATTTTTAA
- a CDS encoding YihY/virulence factor BrkB family protein, with amino-acid sequence MKRIRRFFSEVYLYDVHGLASELSFTFLLTLFPLLVVFVTLLGLLQDPKTINLMTDQIGKFLPAPIFQPIDKSVENLTKVKSYNVIAISIAISFFSSLTIFGTISKALRFISRDETQVGFIASQWINFRLLVISLVLLVLYFYLTYGIVSVERMLYRSFRFSFFRDNPYLSVSLIILPYSIGLFTFYYAYITKAKTTLKENLPGAIFASLLVLGMSFGFQFYLKMKNVGVNYSLAYDLISKMVVLMLYTYINSTFFIWGFLWNQVLSDDRKKKSQSKK; translated from the coding sequence ATGAAACGGATCCGTCGATTTTTCAGTGAAGTGTATTTGTATGATGTCCATGGCCTTGCCTCAGAACTTTCATTTACCTTTCTTTTGACCCTCTTTCCCTTACTTGTTGTATTTGTGACCCTACTTGGGTTACTCCAAGATCCAAAAACCATCAATTTGATGACGGACCAAATTGGGAAATTTTTACCAGCCCCCATTTTCCAACCCATCGACAAAAGTGTTGAAAACCTAACAAAGGTAAAAAGTTATAATGTCATCGCGATTAGTATCGCTATTTCCTTTTTTTCAAGTTTGACTATATTTGGAACCATTTCCAAGGCACTTCGTTTCATTTCCAGGGATGAAACTCAGGTTGGGTTCATTGCTTCCCAGTGGATTAACTTTCGACTGCTTGTGATCTCACTTGTTTTGCTTGTCTTGTATTTTTATCTGACATATGGAATTGTTTCCGTTGAACGAATGTTATACCGTTCATTTCGATTTTCTTTTTTTAGAGACAATCCTTATCTCTCAGTTTCTCTCATCATTTTGCCATATAGCATTGGATTATTTACATTTTATTATGCATATATCACAAAAGCAAAAACAACGTTAAAAGAAAATTTACCAGGTGCCATTTTTGCATCATTACTTGTTCTTGGTATGAGTTTTGGATTTCAATTTTATTTAAAAATGAAAAACGTAGGTGTGAACTATTCTTTGGCGTATGATTTGATTTCAAAAATGGTAGTTCTGATGTTGTATACTTACATCAATTCGACATTCTTTATCTGGGGATTTTTGTGGAATCAGGTTCTTTCGGATGATCGAAAGAAAAAATCTCAATCTAAAAAATAA
- a CDS encoding ABC-F family ATP-binding cassette domain-containing protein, protein MIQFIQIHQHFGPKVLFEGFSWHIKPGCRVALVGPNGSGKTTLFQMAAGKLKPESGEVIRSKHTILSLFQQIPEFKPDASVIETVLDENKLYAEYDAKRKTIESKFETTDHEDPAFEELLHEQSDLEEFAHLHDLHGLEARAKKILSGLGFATTDFTRKTKEFSPGYHHRIGLAIALLNPHNLLLLDEPTNHLDDKTKSWLADYLVSQNQAFVLVTHDPEFLNQTVDTIIEINPHGTFEFQGSLEEFFEAKNEIQEKLKVQFEKEETYLKSRMEWVERFRAQATKARQVQSVIKRLEKRDKVDNPEDSFWNQKPDYQFQFVPSSNIILRLEHASFSYPDRNTGEKKTIFENAEIEISAGDKVALVGPNGAGKSTLMRCLLEQHKLDMGKLYYGPKTKLGYFSQTHGEDLDESLNLVETVLKKYPELNEEKARTLLGHFAFPGDGVFKSVKHLSGGEQSRLRLALLVNHPSNCLFLDEPTNHLDIVIREAIKRALIDFPGSLLIISHDPDFMKGLCNRTFQLSGGELKNLNCSFDDYLKFHKEDELGTNAKDQTSSKSKNEEKKPNPQASKNKRKKLEKEISDLEVQIERLEKNKKDKEELLQDPEFFKNRSFQLEMDTYNDIKREITLLTKRWEDATIELEEMGGVT, encoded by the coding sequence TTGATCCAATTCATACAAATCCACCAACACTTCGGTCCAAAAGTCCTCTTTGAGGGATTCAGTTGGCACATCAAACCAGGTTGCCGTGTTGCCCTTGTGGGACCAAATGGGTCTGGGAAAACCACACTTTTCCAAATGGCCGCAGGCAAACTCAAACCTGAGTCGGGAGAAGTGATTCGTTCCAAACACACAATTTTATCCCTCTTCCAACAAATCCCTGAATTCAAACCAGATGCATCCGTCATCGAAACAGTCCTCGATGAAAACAAATTGTATGCGGAATATGATGCCAAACGAAAGACAATCGAATCCAAGTTTGAAACCACTGACCACGAAGATCCGGCTTTCGAAGAACTCCTTCATGAACAAAGTGATTTAGAAGAGTTTGCCCACTTACACGACTTACACGGTCTAGAAGCTCGTGCGAAAAAAATCCTTTCGGGACTTGGATTTGCAACTACAGATTTCACAAGGAAAACAAAAGAGTTTTCTCCTGGATACCACCATCGCATTGGTCTTGCAATCGCCCTGCTCAATCCTCATAATTTATTATTACTCGATGAACCAACAAACCATTTGGATGACAAAACCAAATCATGGTTAGCTGATTATTTGGTTTCTCAAAACCAAGCCTTTGTCCTTGTCACCCATGACCCTGAATTTTTAAACCAAACAGTTGATACCATCATAGAAATCAATCCGCATGGAACGTTTGAATTCCAAGGGAGTTTGGAAGAGTTTTTTGAAGCCAAAAACGAAATCCAAGAAAAACTGAAAGTCCAATTTGAAAAAGAAGAAACGTATTTAAAATCACGTATGGAATGGGTAGAAAGATTTCGTGCCCAAGCAACCAAAGCAAGACAAGTGCAGTCTGTCATCAAACGCTTGGAAAAACGGGACAAAGTTGACAATCCAGAAGATAGTTTTTGGAACCAAAAACCAGATTACCAATTCCAATTTGTCCCTTCTAGTAATATCATATTACGTTTGGAACATGCATCTTTTTCCTACCCAGATCGAAACACTGGTGAGAAAAAAACCATTTTTGAAAATGCAGAGATTGAGATTTCTGCTGGCGATAAAGTGGCGCTCGTTGGTCCCAATGGAGCTGGAAAATCAACCCTTATGCGGTGTTTGTTAGAACAACACAAACTCGATATGGGAAAATTGTATTATGGTCCCAAAACCAAACTTGGTTATTTTTCCCAAACCCATGGGGAAGATTTGGATGAATCTTTAAACCTTGTAGAGACAGTCTTAAAAAAATACCCAGAACTGAATGAAGAAAAAGCAAGGACTCTTCTTGGGCATTTTGCCTTTCCAGGTGATGGAGTTTTTAAGTCCGTCAAACACTTGTCAGGTGGAGAACAAAGTAGGCTTCGATTGGCTCTTCTTGTCAACCACCCATCCAATTGTTTGTTTCTCGACGAACCCACAAACCACCTGGACATCGTCATCCGTGAGGCGATCAAACGTGCTCTCATCGATTTTCCAGGAAGCCTACTCATCATCAGTCACGACCCCGATTTTATGAAGGGTCTTTGTAACCGCACCTTCCAACTCTCAGGGGGAGAATTAAAAAACCTCAATTGTAGTTTTGACGATTACCTCAAATTCCACAAAGAAGACGAATTGGGGACTAACGCGAAGGACCAAACCTCCTCCAAATCTAAAAATGAGGAAAAAAAGCCCAATCCCCAAGCAAGTAAAAACAAACGGAAAAAATTAGAAAAAGAAATCTCCGATTTAGAAGTCCAAATAGAGAGACTGGAAAAAAATAAAAAGGACAAAGAGGAACTTTTACAAGACCCAGAGTTCTTTAAAAACAGAAGTTTTCAGTTGGAAATGGACACTTATAACGATATTAAAAGAGAAATCACACTCCTGACAAAACGTTGGGAAGATGCGACAATAGAACTAGAGGAAATGGGCGGAGTTACATAA
- a CDS encoding rhodanese-like domain-containing protein → MVPEIDVVSFKKRLDARAEGKDDFFVLDVRNPNEQQIALVPGTDKLIPVSELAARIEEIKSQIDKEILVYCRSGGRSGMACGILAQAGFKSYKNVAGGILAYSDLVDPKMQKY, encoded by the coding sequence ATGGTACCGGAAATCGATGTTGTCAGTTTTAAAAAACGTCTGGATGCAAGAGCGGAAGGAAAGGATGATTTTTTTGTTTTGGATGTACGCAATCCAAATGAACAACAAATCGCACTCGTACCTGGTACAGACAAACTCATTCCTGTGAGTGAACTTGCAGCAAGGATAGAAGAAATCAAAAGCCAAATTGATAAAGAAATTTTAGTGTATTGTCGTTCTGGCGGAAGATCAGGGATGGCTTGTGGAATTTTGGCTCAAGCTGGCTTTAAATCTTATAAAAATGTTGCTGGGGGAATCCTTGCTTATTCTGACCTAGTTGACCCGAAAATGCAAAAGTATTAA
- a CDS encoding 3-deoxy-7-phosphoheptulonate synthase, with protein MKPTANLRILEQHSLIPPSVLIEELPLTDEASDVVVRTRSQISDIIHGKDDKRMLVVVGPCSVHDIGAVMEYAEKLKPKIKEFEKELLIVMRVYFEKPRTTVGWKGLINDPDLDGSFHINKGLQLARKLLLDLNKMGIPCGTEFLDVISPQYIADLVAWGAIGARTTESQVHRELASGLSAPIGFKNGTDGNVQIAIDAIRSASSSHHFLSVTNQGSSAIFKTAGNKDTHVILRGGNKGPNFDEASVNEVGAQIEKAGLPPKVMVDCSHGNSQKDFRKQPSVVDSVSEQFAKGSKYILGVMVESHLKEGNQSIDAKPLTYGQSITDACVSWETTVPMFEKLAEAANKRK; from the coding sequence ATGAAACCAACTGCGAATTTAAGAATTTTAGAACAACACAGTCTCATTCCACCTTCCGTTTTGATTGAAGAACTTCCTTTAACAGATGAAGCTTCTGACGTTGTTGTCAGAACTAGAAGCCAAATTTCAGACATCATTCACGGAAAAGACGACAAGCGTATGTTAGTTGTCGTTGGCCCTTGTTCTGTCCACGACATTGGCGCTGTGATGGAATATGCAGAAAAACTAAAACCAAAAATCAAAGAGTTTGAAAAAGAACTTCTCATAGTGATGAGAGTGTATTTTGAAAAACCAAGAACCACTGTTGGTTGGAAAGGTCTTATCAACGATCCTGATTTAGATGGCTCCTTTCATATTAACAAAGGGTTACAACTTGCCCGTAAACTTTTATTAGATCTCAACAAAATGGGAATCCCTTGCGGAACCGAATTTTTGGATGTGATTTCCCCACAATACATTGCTGACCTTGTAGCTTGGGGAGCCATTGGTGCAAGGACCACAGAAAGCCAAGTCCATCGTGAGTTAGCTTCGGGGCTCTCAGCACCGATTGGATTTAAAAATGGTACTGATGGGAATGTTCAAATTGCAATTGATGCCATTCGTTCCGCAAGTTCTAGCCACCATTTCCTTTCTGTGACCAACCAAGGTAGTAGTGCAATATTTAAGACTGCAGGAAACAAAGACACACATGTGATCTTACGTGGTGGAAACAAAGGACCTAACTTTGATGAGGCGTCCGTGAACGAAGTGGGTGCCCAAATTGAAAAAGCAGGTCTCCCTCCCAAAGTAATGGTGGACTGTTCTCATGGTAATAGCCAAAAAGACTTTCGCAAACAACCAAGTGTTGTGGATTCCGTTTCGGAACAATTTGCAAAAGGAAGCAAATACATCTTGGGAGTGATGGTTGAAAGTCACCTAAAAGAAGGGAACCAATCCATTGACGCTAAACCATTGACTTATGGACAATCGATTACCGATGCATGTGTGTCTTGGGAAACAACAGTGCCAATGTTTGAAAAACTGGCTGAAGCAGCAAACAAACGTAAGTAA
- the panB gene encoding 3-methyl-2-oxobutanoate hydroxymethyltransferase yields MKNIILQYKKKYDAGEPISVITCYDYTFATLFNRTDVDCLLVGDSLGMVIQGNHSTLPVTLDEIIYHTKAVCKGAPDKTIIADLPFLSYQTSIEEGIRSAGRVLKETNASCVKLEGDSDFIIELTKRMTESGIPVFAHLGLTPQSVHTLGGHRVQGKTEAARNKMIRKSREIAEAGAFALLLEMVPESLGKEITESIRIPTIGIGAGKYTSGQVLVMQDLLGLNEDFHPKFLKKFGNLSGAVKEAVNTYHKEVTKREYPSEAHVFLDQ; encoded by the coding sequence ATGAAAAACATTATTCTACAGTATAAAAAGAAATACGATGCGGGGGAACCAATCTCTGTCATCACTTGTTATGATTATACCTTTGCGACCCTTTTCAATCGCACAGATGTGGATTGTCTCCTTGTAGGTGATTCACTTGGGATGGTCATCCAAGGAAACCATTCGACACTCCCTGTCACACTCGATGAAATCATCTACCACACGAAGGCGGTCTGCAAAGGAGCTCCTGACAAAACCATCATCGCCGATTTGCCATTCTTATCCTACCAAACCTCCATTGAAGAGGGAATTCGTTCTGCGGGACGAGTATTAAAGGAAACCAACGCCTCGTGTGTGAAACTGGAAGGGGACTCTGACTTTATCATCGAACTGACAAAACGAATGACCGAATCAGGGATCCCTGTATTTGCCCATTTGGGACTTACCCCTCAATCGGTACATACCCTTGGTGGACACCGTGTCCAAGGGAAAACAGAAGCCGCACGGAACAAAATGATCCGTAAATCAAGAGAAATTGCCGAAGCTGGCGCCTTTGCTTTGTTACTCGAGATGGTGCCCGAATCATTGGGGAAAGAAATCACAGAATCAATTCGCATTCCTACCATTGGAATTGGAGCAGGAAAGTATACCTCAGGCCAAGTCCTTGTCATGCAAGACCTACTCGGTCTCAATGAAGACTTCCATCCGAAGTTTTTAAAGAAATTTGGGAACTTAAGTGGTGCCGTGAAAGAAGCAGTGAATACCTATCACAAGGAAGTGACGAAAAGAGAGTATCCTTCCGAAGCCCATGTGTTTTTAGATCAATAA
- the folK gene encoding 2-amino-4-hydroxy-6-hydroxymethyldihydropteridine diphosphokinase, which yields MKYSNIAFLSLGSNIGDRHHFMDQAIWEISTLPELQILKQSERLETAPLENTNQPYFLNQIVKVMVSSAFTLPCLLDSLQGIEDKLGRKRRSWKGPREIDIDILTYEAVVMKTDFLHLPHHSLYSRPFIKQLLTDMGEIGVYALFSELNHEKHYSTV from the coding sequence ATGAAGTATTCCAATATTGCCTTTCTTTCTTTGGGTTCCAACATCGGAGACAGGCACCATTTTATGGACCAGGCAATATGGGAAATTTCCACCTTACCAGAGTTACAGATTTTGAAACAATCCGAACGATTGGAAACTGCTCCGCTCGAAAACACAAACCAACCTTACTTTTTAAATCAAATTGTAAAGGTAATGGTTTCTTCTGCCTTTACACTTCCTTGTTTACTTGATTCCTTACAAGGGATTGAAGACAAATTGGGACGCAAACGTAGGTCTTGGAAAGGACCACGCGAAATTGACATCGACATTCTCACATATGAGGCTGTTGTCATGAAAACAGATTTTTTACATTTACCACACCATTCCCTTTATTCAAGACCATTCATTAAACAATTGTTAACTGATATGGGAGAAATTGGTGTGTATGCTCTTTTTTCGGAACTAAACCATGAAAAACATTATTCTACAGTATAA
- a CDS encoding ATP-binding protein — protein MNLSEITSIRDGNPQCKTCGGVGITLAEHVRGSRSGALVLCHCIGSDCNTCEAKGQPPFMSFDRKLDKMLPCVCHNARFSLRNLETLVEKANIPARYRFQFLSTIDIGDTANDPDMSFIIAHDWANELVHKFKNADFTPQGFYLWGGTGSGKTLLACVILNELIFRYGITCKYAKVNKDFLSAIRDTYQSDSETHGQERSIEREFANVDVLVIDDFGVQKESEFNNRKLYDLIDSRYEQEKLTLLTSNHSLVEWRDRGQGRIYSRLMEMTKEIELKCPDYRTKFVKR, from the coding sequence ATGAATTTATCCGAAATTACTTCGATCCGAGACGGAAATCCGCAGTGTAAAACATGCGGAGGAGTGGGCATTACCTTAGCAGAACATGTAAGGGGATCTCGTTCTGGAGCCCTTGTTTTATGCCATTGTATCGGTAGTGACTGTAACACTTGTGAGGCGAAAGGGCAACCTCCCTTTATGTCTTTCGACCGTAAATTGGACAAAATGCTCCCTTGTGTCTGCCATAATGCAAGGTTTTCCCTCCGCAATTTAGAGACTTTAGTCGAAAAAGCAAACATTCCAGCACGTTACCGTTTCCAATTTTTATCCACAATCGACATCGGGGACACAGCAAACGACCCTGATATGTCGTTTATCATTGCTCACGACTGGGCAAACGAACTGGTTCATAAATTTAAAAATGCAGATTTTACACCACAGGGGTTTTACCTTTGGGGTGGGACAGGTTCCGGAAAAACCTTACTCGCATGTGTCATTCTAAACGAACTTATCTTTCGGTATGGAATCACTTGTAAGTATGCGAAGGTAAATAAAGACTTTTTGTCTGCCATTCGTGATACTTACCAATCTGATAGTGAAACACATGGCCAGGAACGTTCCATCGAACGTGAATTTGCAAATGTAGATGTGCTTGTGATTGATGACTTTGGCGTGCAAAAAGAGTCGGAATTCAACAATCGTAAGTTATACGACCTCATCGACAGTCGATATGAACAAGAAAAACTCACTCTTCTCACATCCAATCATTCTCTTGTGGAATGGCGAGACCGTGGCCAAGGTCGGATTTACTCACGACTCATGGAAATGACAAAAGAAATTGAATTAAAATGCCCTGATTATCGTACGAAGTTTGTGAAGAGGTAA